The Clavelina lepadiformis chromosome 1, kaClaLepa1.1, whole genome shotgun sequence genome segment CTTTGGACGTCTTCGCTGCAGCTCTCGGTATTCTATTCAATATGCGGACGCTTCTTTGTTTTTCTCTTATCAACATTATACCCAAAATTTAGTGacgtttttattgaaaataataatgaaTACAGTTGTATATTAGGATCCACTTTTTTTCAATGAATTAATTGTATATTTGTAGAATCAAAGTGAAATTGGTTTTCGGTCAGAATTCTCTGTCAGCACCATAAACTCTCCTCTTATTCTTGATGATATGGGAAAAAATTCGACCAATCACCGGTACCAAGTATGTGTTCATACAAGTAGCTAAGCGATGcaatttaaaatgaatatttcTGATATAGCGTAGGTAACAGTCATGTTCTGCAACGTTTAAGTGCAGATCAtgtttgatgaaatttatTGGTGAAACTGTTTGTAAAGTGATAATCgcagaaacattttcagagCTTGACCACGGCAAAAATATATGTCGAAGAAGTCACACCTGAAGCAGTTGATCAGTCGTGGATTTACATTGCTGCAGGCGGAGGAGCATTTGCTCTGCTAATTGTTATTATGATAATTTTGTATAAGGTAATGAGTGCTCTGTTtggtaaatttaaatttacttttacaattttttttcttttcttttcgttgttattttactttcTTATCAGTCATTAATGTTCTTAAATATTCTAAATGTTCCCAAATTATTCAATTTTTGTGAAAGTACATGTAAAAGGTTATAGAGTTATAAAGTTGTAATTGTTTATAGACAAATTCAAATTATTATTCAAATAGGGAAAGCTTTATCACTAAAATAATGTAGTTGAAACAAATtgaatgtatatatatacaaacaaAAGGAATTATGGTAGGCACAACGCATGTACATATATATTGGCAGGCcggatttttcaaaaacaaatattacgATTTGCAACAAGAACTTCAATGGCAGGAAGCGAATGCCACGAACGTAAGCGAGGTTCCCACAATCAATGAGCTTTCCTGCAAAGATTGATGCCTTTAGTATGTTATAGGCTAGTTTATAACTTGGCAATTGTTTACTCTTATAGATACATATTTCAGTTAATCTggttaaatttcaaatttaaaacttttgttttgaaaacggtcaatgttttattggattttgactaattattatctttttaatttacttcCGTTTATAATcaagatttatatttttgcacaatgcattttattcattattGATCTTTACTTTACAAGTAAATTGATTTTCTTGCATTATTGGTGAgttatgcaaaattttttataaaaaataataatgaatATAATCTTCAATCCTTACACCTTTTTCTTTAAATCGTTTCCATTTATTTTGAATGTAATTGTGTAACTGCTAAAGATCGTTTTCCAACAAAACGTATATCATTGGTGACAGAACATATAGAGCTTcgatatattttttctttcttcaaaTTTAACCAGAATGGACATATGGAGAACACAAGCTAAGATTTTCACAAGCACTTTTagctgttttaaaaacatagtTAACAATTAAATGGTTTAAGTTGGTTATAACATTACCTTGTGTATCTTTAAGTTTATCACCTTagattgtttttaacaaaactactTTCGGGTACTTTACCGTTTCATAAAGTTTCCCAAAATGAATGCAATATCGCATTGAATAATTTTGCagtatttcttattttttccAGGAAATGTTTAGATTGGATGTACCAGTTACAGCTTTACAAACTTTACAgttacaaattttgaaatactttATTTCTGACGAAAATTGCTCTGAACGGCCCTAATAGAGCATTGCTTGTTTATACGTTTttagcaattaaaaaaaatttcagcatcgaactttttgtgtaaaagtttttgttaatctttatttttcgttttgtaatttcttgtttgtttttttcttattcGCAATTACAACAAATATATAATGTATCCAGCCCGAAAATGTTTAAGATATTGAAATCTATTTCCGTTTGTTGCCTTGATTTTCAGcagaaagaataaaaaaaattttcaaacatttgtgTTATAGTATTGTTGATGAACGATATATAGTACTTTTGTTTATTCCGTTGCTGCCGACATTTCACAAGGCGCTGACATTTCACACACGTGTTTATGCCCAGGATTCGTTCATATCATATATTGTATGAAGTGGTTCCTTTAAAATGTCGTTTTTTCTACATTAATCATTACGGAATCCGGGAATGCTTAATATATATCACTTACTCGTCTATGCAACTGattaataaagtttaaaaaagtacAAATCAATTCAAAAACGAACAGTGTAAAGAGATAGAAGGACTGCACGAAGAACCTTTACCAGATGTGAAGTCATCGATATGGCGCACTAATTCCATCAACGGTCCGAATACgatttatgttttaattgaaCTATAGCGTGTAAGTTgaattttgttcaaactgttCGAGCGATTTGATCaaacttaatttatttaagttggcaagcaaacaaaacatttctgagTGAAAAGTTATACTACGCAAGTAAGGTAAATTAGTTTTAATAAGGGACAAGCACATACTAAGACAAAACCTGTTAGCTTTCGCATAGGTAGCACCATCTCCGACAAAATAAACACGTCCCAGATTTATACCAGAGTCGAATTAACCAACTGTGGAGCTGGTGGAAACTTTTTCTGTGGAATCCcctaaattatttttttaagtacTGTAGTAGGCTAATTTaaactgttttcaaaattaacaaatattaatttaacAAGTGTCCATCCACTTGCAAACGAGTTCTTGCgcaatttttccaaagcttgccgaattttataaaatcttaTAGATAAGGGAATCAACACcgtaaagtaaaatatttcagcTAATACAAAgagttaattaaattaaagtttactTAGCTGGGCATGTGGCAACTACATTACACTTGTCATTACGTTAATCCGGCCTTGATCATTACAAGTCGTACATTAAGTAAATAAGTACGcgcaaatatttattaatagAAAAGCACATTTCATGAATTGTTCACTTGAAACTGTTGTCGAGTTAAATCAGAAACTAcagtatataggcctactgttaaCGCTATATGTCGCTCACAAGTTGGTTTGTTTCAGAATAATATGCAATAGACATGGAATTTTATGTATAAGTATAAGAATTAATAGTTGTTAAATTGTGATAAACGAAGATTGATTTCTAAtgttaaaaatgtattttaatgCGTGCTGGAGTACGTCCATTTTGGAAACTAATGGAATCCCCGCCAACATTTCCACATCCAGAATGCGAGCAATAGTTTAGCTATGGTTCCAGAAATTCAATCAATATCTTATTGCTCGTTCTGAAAAGAAAAACCGCACCCATGCCGTTTTTTTAGTTGACCTTTGTCGTGATCCAGAAGATTTATGACAAAGGAAATTATGGCACACTTGGACATAATTCTGCTCACCGACGTACTTTTCGACTCATTTACGCCACTTGCACATATTTGCCGCACAACGTCACTGGCGATACCTGGCAAAATGAAAACAGTAAATATTCCAAGGTGTTGTCACCCAGTCTGCATTACGTTTCTTTTCAATTGAGTAATGTTCACATCTCGTGACCacctgaaagaaaaatgtgggCACTGGCGCGCTGTCAACGAAGTTACCTTTCCTGAACGTTGTACAAGGTATAGGTCTACAGGATATGCCTACCAGGATGTTTCAATAAGTCGCCTACAACCAATCTAAGGACGTGCATAGGTTTTGCTCTATTTTCATATATCTGAACCAACTATAATATTTCAGACGTGTCTACTCTTCTTAAGCAAACCATAATGCAAGAATGTTATACAAACAGTGTTGTaaagaaaactaaaacaagAAAAGATATAGTTTCTTGACGAAAGCTTTTAACATGAATGATAAGAGAGTTGCAAAAAATGTAGATTAAGATTATGACGAAATAGGTTAAAGGTAGTTGTTGAAGGTTTAAAGTTTGAAGTTGTGTTTATGAGTCTGCTGTGCAATTTtcttataattaatcaacctGGTAGTGGGATACGTGAGCAATGATGACATTCCAATGACAAAACGAAACCGATATAATAACGCAATCATCATGCAAAGAAATAGAATGAATaaatccaaaaacaagttgaataCTCTGGTATAGGTaatcaaatacaaaaaaaatccaaaaacaagttgatcttatatgaaagaacactactCACTTAATACTCTGGTATAGGTAATCACAGACAAAATTCGCTAATtcataaatttaacaatacCTACTGTATATCATGTATGTATCTGTTCCACCTGTATAGATTGTTCTAACTGCCAATAGCTTGATAGGTGACAGCCTATATCCTGACCATGACAACTAGTGCGGTACTGGTTTGACGGGTAGTTTATACAACCCAaaaaagtccaaaaacaaCTTGATCTTATTATGAGAGAACAATAGTAAGGGAaggtggggtaaagcggaccaacGGGGTAAAGTGGCACACCcctcttattttcttaataaagttttttaaccgCGCGGATACCTCTAAGTTCAGTGAAGCGTGACATAACGTGGTTGCACACGCCATTATTCGAGGTTACGTGGAAAAGAAGGCAAGAAAAGGCACGGAATTCGTTTTTTGTACTCTCTGATctattgaaaggtatgtcttgtaacttagattttattttacatgcatAAGGTAGAAGTTTGGTTGAATGGTAGAAAGGAGTTTTACTGTATCACGTACGCATTACATAGGTTCATTACGCTTACTGACTAGCCAAAATTTGGCCAACAGTCAAAATAATAGTAACCAAGGGgtgggggtaaagtggaccagtggtggtccactttaccccgtcgttaactttttcttgtttatagtTTCATGACCGAATTAGGTGATGTTTATCTTGTAATCCTGTTTTGTAGAATGCCTCGTAACCGCCAAAGGACATCAAATCAATAATCTTGGACCGAAGAGGCTATGACTATCGCCATTCGGGCAGTAAATGAAAAGAGAATGGGCTACCATAAAGCAAGCAAAGAGTATGGAGTTCCCAAAACGACACTCAAAAGAAGGGTCCAAGGAGATAATGTTAATGCTACTGGGAGCAAAAAGGGACTGGGAAGGTTTCATTCCACATTTTCCGAAGCCCAAGAAAAAGAGTTAGTTTCACATGTGCTCGAACTTGAGCGGCAATTCTTTGGGGTCACTAGGAAACATCTCCAATCACTTGCATTTGAATTggcagaaaaaaatcaaattaagcACAGGTTCAACATGGAAAAGAGACTTGCTGGTGCTGATTGGGTAAGTGGATTTCTTCAACGCAATCCACAATTAAGCCTTCGCACCCCAGAGCCTACATCTGCTGCTCGTGCTAGAGGGTTTAATCGTGTTAGCGTCGGCAAGTTTTTTGCTCTCCTGGGAGAAGTGATGAACTTGCATCATTTTAAGCATCACAATGTGTTCAACGTCGACAAAACTGGAATTACGACAGTTCAGACAAAGCAATCCAAGGTGCTTGCGTTGAAGGGGAAAAAGCAGGTTGGAAGTATTACCTCAGCAGAAAGAGGCACTTTGTGCACTGCAGTGATTTGCATGTCTGCTGGAGGAAGTTACGTTCCACCTTATCTCATATTTCCACGACAGCGTATGAAACCAGAATTGCTTGATGGAACTCCACCTGGCACTGGTTATTCATGCCACCCTTCTGGGTTGATGCAGCTTGATATTTTTACTTCTTGGTTTAAGCACTTTTATCCTTTGTTAAACCAACTGAAGAAGATCCTCTTCTCCTGATcctgtttttgtgtttttaaaaattgatggtgaactgcgattactttcataactacttcgcttatgatgaaaatttgtaaataaattgattgtgatgtggaacaaattgccttgtttactcaaaacttacggtggtccaccttaccccacacatgtggggtaaagtggattATTGGAGGTgcttataaataaaaaaaaaattatgtaagaaagcaagcaatcaataaaagggcacttcaaaaattagcgaaataccttagagttaactctcaaaacaaacaagtcaaatgttttggtgaaatcagtgaattgtaacgatttaagccttaggtggtccgcttcaccccaccctcccctactaactgaatattttcattgtgacgtagatgaaggctcttgttatgtcataaattAGTCAAGATACTTAACAATatgctgctgctgttgctttCCTTGCGTGGTAGTCAACTGAAGTCATAAGTGTACTTCATAGGTGTTTAGCCTGTGTCGAATTAGGCGTCACGTGAAGAAATTAGCAACGCGAAGCATtataataagttaaataaattaaaattgttttaaacataaaaaatcatGTAGCCCAATCATTTGCGTCTGTGTAGTTACGGTATCCTTTAATTCATTCTACTAAAACTCAGTCCAACGAGCGTTGCTATTTTGCTACTGTCTATTGTACATCAATGTGTTTTATCAATGAAGAAGCGATGTAATGAAGTTAAATCAATATCAACATTTGGGCTAATTGATGTTAAACCAATAAGAAAGCTATTACTGACAGTCAACCAGAATTTCAACTTCACATTAATCGAGTAAGTGTCATGACCTTGAAACTCAAATATGAAATCAAAGTAAATAAGGCTTTACTAGAACAGAATTGCTAgtcctaaaaataaaatataatataattagtTACGTAAGACGTGACTGTAAACTATATAACACTTATATAGATAAACTCTTAGTATTAAGCCCACACTACGCTTACTACTGAATAACGTCGTACAGATGAAACCAACACAAAAACCAATTAAGGCGGCGTGATTATGCACGAGGCAAACAAGCAAGACAAAGGAATGTCACCACATTAAGCGGTCGGGCTTA includes the following:
- the LOC143449578 gene encoding uncharacterized protein LOC143449578 produces the protein MTIAIRAVNEKRMGYHKASKEYGVPKTTLKRRVQGDNVNATGSKKGLGRFHSTFSEAQEKELVSHVLELERQFFGVTRKHLQSLAFELAEKNQIKHRFNMEKRLAGADWVSGFLQRNPQLSLRTPEPTSAARARGFNRVSVGKFFALLGEVMNLHHFKHHNVFNVDKTGITTVQTKQSKVLALKGKKQVGSITSAERGTLCTAVICMSAGGSYVPPYLIFPRQRMKPELLDGTPPGTGYSCHPSGLMQLDIFTSWFKHFYPLLNQLKKILFS